A section of the Salvelinus alpinus chromosome 36, SLU_Salpinus.1, whole genome shotgun sequence genome encodes:
- the LOC139565451 gene encoding mediator of RNA polymerase II transcription subunit 25-like isoform X3 has translation MDLPIKPGANQVADVVFVIEGTANLGPYFESLRKHYILPAIEYFNGGPPAETDFGGDYGGTQYGLVVFNTVDCAPESYVQCHAPTSSAFEFVSWIDSIQFMGGGAESCSLIAEGLSVALQLFDDFKKMREQIGQTHKVCVLLCNSPPYLLPAVESVSYTGCTADNLVKIIRDRGIHFSVVSPRKLPALRSLFDRASPVGGPVEPHPDYSQDPFHMILVRGISLPVSSGGGSGPLKPILPPQPLPVSQPPLGPASQAPPPISTAHPYQAAAQMAVEAANNQKSRFPGMVNPGPPFSGQSTLPSVAGVKLAPSSQPSLSTVTIVSTPMLPQQQAPPPQQQQVQPPGQPQPNQQQPVPPQQQQPTANQQTPPSSQPGMPGVSAAQANPIGGQQQGVANKIVAWSGVLEWQEKPKASSMDSNTKLTRSLPCQVQVNQGENLNADQWPQKLIMQLIPQQLLTTLGPLFRNSRMVQFLFTNKDVESLKGLYRIMATGFAGCVHFPHSAPCEVRVLMLLYSSKKRIFMGLIPNDQSGFVNGIRQVITNHKQVQQHRSLGSGGPMPGPPGQVQPNQNFLNRPQGPIPVSHGNVQQQSVVVGMPSVSQVTLMEEQQRQANLMTMRASGAPNQPVTGAPPNQVTQGGQAPPQGAMLRLPNPGANPQLRSLLLSQQQPQGGVGHMQGMMPHQGLGGQLVHPTPGAGPQMQAQWRQPLAGQMMMAAGQRGPGAQPPGMPQVSSVMEDEILMDLI, from the exons ATGGACCTGCCCATTAAACCTGGTGCTAATCAAGTGGCAGATGTGGTGTTCGTCATCGAAGGTACTGCAAACCTCGGCCCCTATTTTGAATCCCTCAGAAAACATTACATACTACCTGCAATCGA GTACTTCAATGGAGGCCCTCCAGCAGAGACAGACTTTGGAGGAGAT tatggAGGCACACAGTATGGTCTTGTTGTGTTCAACACAGTGGACTGTGCTCCTGAATCCTACGTCCAGTGTCACGCACCAACCAGCTCAGCCTTTGAGTTTGTCTCGTGGATTGACAGCATCCA GTTCatgggaggaggagcagagagctGTAGTCTCATCGCAGAGGGTCTGTCTGTGGCCTTGCAGCTCTTTGATGACTTCAAAAAGATGAGGGAGCAAAT AGGTCAGACACACAAAGTCTGTGTGCTGCTGTGTAACTCTCCGCCATACCTGCTCCCTGCCGTGGAGAGTGTCAGCTATACGGGCTGCACTGCAGACAATCTGGTCAAGATCATCAGAGAC AGAGGGATTCATTTTTCTGTGGTGTCGCCACGGAAACTGCCAGCGTTACGGTCGCTGTTCGACAGGGCGTCACCAGTCGGGGGACCAGTCGAACCCCACCCAGACTACAGCCAAGACCCCTTCCACATGATCCTGGTTAGGGGTATCTCACTTCCTG TGTCATCAGGGGGAGGATCGGGCCCTCTCAAACCAATTCTACCCCCTCAACCCCTGCCTGTCAGTCAGCCTCCTCTTGGTCCCGCCTCGCAGGCTCCTCCACCAATAAGCACGGCCCATCCATATCAG GCAGCTGCACAGATGGCTGTAGAGGCAGCCAACAACCAGAAGAGTCGCT TCCCAGGCATGGTCAATCCTGGTCCCCCATTCAGCGGTCAGTCAACTCTCCCATCTGTAGCAGGAGTGAAGTTGGCTCCCTCCAGTCAGCCCAGCCTATCCACAGTCACCATAGTTTCCACACCCATGTTGCCTCAGCAACAAGCCCCTCCCCCGCAGCAGCAACAAGTCCAGCCGCCAGGACAACCACAGCCCAATCAGCAGCAGCCGGTGCCCCCTCAGCAGCAGCAGCCCACAGCCAATCAGCAGACGCCCCCATCCTCACAGCCTGGCATG CCTGGTGTGTCTGCAGCCCAAGCAAATCCGATTGGGGGGCAGCAGCAAGGCGTTGCCAATAAGATTGTAGCATGGAGTGGGGTGCTGGAGTGGCAAGAG AAGCCCAAAGCCTCGTCTATGGATTCCAATACCAAACTCACTCGCTCCTTGCCCTGCCAGGTGCAAGTCAACCAAGGAGAGAACCT AAATGCCGACCAGTGGCCACAGAAGCTCATCATGCAATTGATCCCACAACAGCTACTG ACAACACTCGGTCCCCTCTTCAGAAACTCTAGAATGGTTCAGTTTCTCTTCACCAACAAAGATGTGGAGTCACTAAAAGGTCTTTATCGTATCATGGCCACTGGATTT GCAGGGTGCGTCCACTTCCCCCACAGCGCCCCCTGTGAGGTGCGGGTGCTCATGCTGCTCTACTCCTCCAAGAAGAGGATTTTCATGGGCCTCATCCCCAACGACCAGAGCGGCTTCGTCAACGGCATCCGACAGGTCATCACCAACCACAAACAGGTCCAGCAGCACCGCTCG TTAGGTTCAGGAGGGCCGATGCCAGGGCCACCTGGCCAGGTTCAACCCAATCAGAACTTCCTCAACCGGCCGCAGGGGCCCATCCCTGTCTCCCATGGCAACGTGCAGCAGCAG tCTGTGGTGGTGGGCATGccctctgttagtcaggtcactCTGATGGAGGAACAGCAGAGACAGGCCAACCTG ATGACGATGAGAGCATCCGGCGCACCTAATCAGCCTGTCACCGGTGCTCCGCCCAACCAGGTCACTCAGGGTGGACAGGCCCCGCCCCAGGGTGCCATGCTCCGCCTTCCAAACCCAGGAGCCAATCCGCAGCTGCGCAGTCTCCTCCTCAGCCAACAGCAGCCA CAGGGTGGTGTTGGTCACATGCAGGGCATGATGCCTCACCAGGGGCTGGGAGGGCAGCTGGTCCACCCTACTCCAGGAGCGGGCCCCCAAATGCAGGCCCAGTGGAGACAGCCCCTGGCAG gtcAGATGATGATGGCTGCTGGTCAGAGGGGCCCTGGAGCCCAGCCCCCCGGGATGCCCCAGGTGTCTTCCGTCATGGAGGATGAGATTCTCATGGACCTTATTTGA
- the LOC139565451 gene encoding mediator of RNA polymerase II transcription subunit 25-like isoform X4, whose amino-acid sequence MDLPIKPGANQVADVVFVIEGTANLGPYFESLRKHYILPAIEYFNGGPPAETDFGGDYGGTQYGLVVFNTVDCAPESYVQCHAPTSSAFEFVSWIDSIQFMGGGAESCSLIAEGLSVALQLFDDFKKMREQIGQTHKVCVLLCNSPPYLLPAVESVSYTGCTADNLVKIIRDRGIHFSVVSPRKLPALRSLFDRASPVGGPVEPHPDYSQDPFHMILVRGISLPVSSGGGSGPLKPILPPQPLPVSQPPLGPASQAPPPISTAHPYQPPPSLNAAQAAAQMAVEAANNQKSRFPGMVNPGPPFSGQSTLPSVAGVKLAPSSQPSLSTVTIVSTPMLPQQQAPPPQQQQVQPPGQPQPNQQQPVPPQQQQPTANQQTPPSSQPGMPGVSAAQANPIGGQQQGVANKIVAWSGVLEWQEKPKASSMDSNTKLTRSLPCQVQVNQGENLNADQWPQKLIMQLIPQQLLTTLGPLFRNSRMVQFLFTNKDVESLKGLYRIMATGFAGCVHFPHSAPCEVRVLMLLYSSKKRIFMGLIPNDQSGFVNGIRQVITNHKQVQQHRSLGSGGPMPGPPGQVQPNQNFLNRPQGPIPVSHGNVQQQMTMRASGAPNQPVTGAPPNQVTQGGQAPPQGAMLRLPNPGANPQLRSLLLSQQQPQGGVGHMQGMMPHQGLGGQLVHPTPGAGPQMQAQWRQPLAGQMMMAAGQRGPGAQPPGMPQVSSVMEDEILMDLI is encoded by the exons ATGGACCTGCCCATTAAACCTGGTGCTAATCAAGTGGCAGATGTGGTGTTCGTCATCGAAGGTACTGCAAACCTCGGCCCCTATTTTGAATCCCTCAGAAAACATTACATACTACCTGCAATCGA GTACTTCAATGGAGGCCCTCCAGCAGAGACAGACTTTGGAGGAGAT tatggAGGCACACAGTATGGTCTTGTTGTGTTCAACACAGTGGACTGTGCTCCTGAATCCTACGTCCAGTGTCACGCACCAACCAGCTCAGCCTTTGAGTTTGTCTCGTGGATTGACAGCATCCA GTTCatgggaggaggagcagagagctGTAGTCTCATCGCAGAGGGTCTGTCTGTGGCCTTGCAGCTCTTTGATGACTTCAAAAAGATGAGGGAGCAAAT AGGTCAGACACACAAAGTCTGTGTGCTGCTGTGTAACTCTCCGCCATACCTGCTCCCTGCCGTGGAGAGTGTCAGCTATACGGGCTGCACTGCAGACAATCTGGTCAAGATCATCAGAGAC AGAGGGATTCATTTTTCTGTGGTGTCGCCACGGAAACTGCCAGCGTTACGGTCGCTGTTCGACAGGGCGTCACCAGTCGGGGGACCAGTCGAACCCCACCCAGACTACAGCCAAGACCCCTTCCACATGATCCTGGTTAGGGGTATCTCACTTCCTG TGTCATCAGGGGGAGGATCGGGCCCTCTCAAACCAATTCTACCCCCTCAACCCCTGCCTGTCAGTCAGCCTCCTCTTGGTCCCGCCTCGCAGGCTCCTCCACCAATAAGCACGGCCCATCCATATCAG CCCCCACCTTCCCTTAACGCGGCTCAGGCAGCTGCACAGATGGCTGTAGAGGCAGCCAACAACCAGAAGAGTCGCT TCCCAGGCATGGTCAATCCTGGTCCCCCATTCAGCGGTCAGTCAACTCTCCCATCTGTAGCAGGAGTGAAGTTGGCTCCCTCCAGTCAGCCCAGCCTATCCACAGTCACCATAGTTTCCACACCCATGTTGCCTCAGCAACAAGCCCCTCCCCCGCAGCAGCAACAAGTCCAGCCGCCAGGACAACCACAGCCCAATCAGCAGCAGCCGGTGCCCCCTCAGCAGCAGCAGCCCACAGCCAATCAGCAGACGCCCCCATCCTCACAGCCTGGCATG CCTGGTGTGTCTGCAGCCCAAGCAAATCCGATTGGGGGGCAGCAGCAAGGCGTTGCCAATAAGATTGTAGCATGGAGTGGGGTGCTGGAGTGGCAAGAG AAGCCCAAAGCCTCGTCTATGGATTCCAATACCAAACTCACTCGCTCCTTGCCCTGCCAGGTGCAAGTCAACCAAGGAGAGAACCT AAATGCCGACCAGTGGCCACAGAAGCTCATCATGCAATTGATCCCACAACAGCTACTG ACAACACTCGGTCCCCTCTTCAGAAACTCTAGAATGGTTCAGTTTCTCTTCACCAACAAAGATGTGGAGTCACTAAAAGGTCTTTATCGTATCATGGCCACTGGATTT GCAGGGTGCGTCCACTTCCCCCACAGCGCCCCCTGTGAGGTGCGGGTGCTCATGCTGCTCTACTCCTCCAAGAAGAGGATTTTCATGGGCCTCATCCCCAACGACCAGAGCGGCTTCGTCAACGGCATCCGACAGGTCATCACCAACCACAAACAGGTCCAGCAGCACCGCTCG TTAGGTTCAGGAGGGCCGATGCCAGGGCCACCTGGCCAGGTTCAACCCAATCAGAACTTCCTCAACCGGCCGCAGGGGCCCATCCCTGTCTCCCATGGCAACGTGCAGCAGCAG ATGACGATGAGAGCATCCGGCGCACCTAATCAGCCTGTCACCGGTGCTCCGCCCAACCAGGTCACTCAGGGTGGACAGGCCCCGCCCCAGGGTGCCATGCTCCGCCTTCCAAACCCAGGAGCCAATCCGCAGCTGCGCAGTCTCCTCCTCAGCCAACAGCAGCCA CAGGGTGGTGTTGGTCACATGCAGGGCATGATGCCTCACCAGGGGCTGGGAGGGCAGCTGGTCCACCCTACTCCAGGAGCGGGCCCCCAAATGCAGGCCCAGTGGAGACAGCCCCTGGCAG gtcAGATGATGATGGCTGCTGGTCAGAGGGGCCCTGGAGCCCAGCCCCCCGGGATGCCCCAGGTGTCTTCCGTCATGGAGGATGAGATTCTCATGGACCTTATTTGA
- the LOC139565451 gene encoding mediator of RNA polymerase II transcription subunit 25-like isoform X2, whose amino-acid sequence MDLPIKPGANQVADVVFVIEGTANLGPYFESLRKHYILPAIEYFNGGPPAETDFGGDYGGTQYGLVVFNTVDCAPESYVQCHAPTSSAFEFVSWIDSIQFMGGGAESCSLIAEGLSVALQLFDDFKKMREQIGQTHKVCVLLCNSPPYLLPAVESVSYTGCTADNLVKIIRDRGIHFSVVSPRKLPALRSLFDRASPVGGPVEPHPDYSQDPFHMILVRGISLPVSSGGGSGPLKPILPPQPLPVSQPPLGPASQAPPPISTAHPYQPPPSLNAAQAAAQMAVEAANNQKSRFPGMVNPGPPFSGQSTLPSVAGVKLAPSSQPSLSTVTIVSTPMLPQQQAPPPQQQQVQPPGQPQPNQQQPVPPQQQQPTANQQTPPSSQPGMPGVSAAQANPIGGQQQGVANKIVAWSGVLEWQEPKASSMDSNTKLTRSLPCQVQVNQGENLNADQWPQKLIMQLIPQQLLTTLGPLFRNSRMVQFLFTNKDVESLKGLYRIMATGFAGCVHFPHSAPCEVRVLMLLYSSKKRIFMGLIPNDQSGFVNGIRQVITNHKQVQQHRSLGSGGPMPGPPGQVQPNQNFLNRPQGPIPVSHGNVQQQSVVVGMPSVSQVTLMEEQQRQANLMTMRASGAPNQPVTGAPPNQVTQGGQAPPQGAMLRLPNPGANPQLRSLLLSQQQPQGGVGHMQGMMPHQGLGGQLVHPTPGAGPQMQAQWRQPLAGQMMMAAGQRGPGAQPPGMPQVSSVMEDEILMDLI is encoded by the exons ATGGACCTGCCCATTAAACCTGGTGCTAATCAAGTGGCAGATGTGGTGTTCGTCATCGAAGGTACTGCAAACCTCGGCCCCTATTTTGAATCCCTCAGAAAACATTACATACTACCTGCAATCGA GTACTTCAATGGAGGCCCTCCAGCAGAGACAGACTTTGGAGGAGAT tatggAGGCACACAGTATGGTCTTGTTGTGTTCAACACAGTGGACTGTGCTCCTGAATCCTACGTCCAGTGTCACGCACCAACCAGCTCAGCCTTTGAGTTTGTCTCGTGGATTGACAGCATCCA GTTCatgggaggaggagcagagagctGTAGTCTCATCGCAGAGGGTCTGTCTGTGGCCTTGCAGCTCTTTGATGACTTCAAAAAGATGAGGGAGCAAAT AGGTCAGACACACAAAGTCTGTGTGCTGCTGTGTAACTCTCCGCCATACCTGCTCCCTGCCGTGGAGAGTGTCAGCTATACGGGCTGCACTGCAGACAATCTGGTCAAGATCATCAGAGAC AGAGGGATTCATTTTTCTGTGGTGTCGCCACGGAAACTGCCAGCGTTACGGTCGCTGTTCGACAGGGCGTCACCAGTCGGGGGACCAGTCGAACCCCACCCAGACTACAGCCAAGACCCCTTCCACATGATCCTGGTTAGGGGTATCTCACTTCCTG TGTCATCAGGGGGAGGATCGGGCCCTCTCAAACCAATTCTACCCCCTCAACCCCTGCCTGTCAGTCAGCCTCCTCTTGGTCCCGCCTCGCAGGCTCCTCCACCAATAAGCACGGCCCATCCATATCAG CCCCCACCTTCCCTTAACGCGGCTCAGGCAGCTGCACAGATGGCTGTAGAGGCAGCCAACAACCAGAAGAGTCGCT TCCCAGGCATGGTCAATCCTGGTCCCCCATTCAGCGGTCAGTCAACTCTCCCATCTGTAGCAGGAGTGAAGTTGGCTCCCTCCAGTCAGCCCAGCCTATCCACAGTCACCATAGTTTCCACACCCATGTTGCCTCAGCAACAAGCCCCTCCCCCGCAGCAGCAACAAGTCCAGCCGCCAGGACAACCACAGCCCAATCAGCAGCAGCCGGTGCCCCCTCAGCAGCAGCAGCCCACAGCCAATCAGCAGACGCCCCCATCCTCACAGCCTGGCATG CCTGGTGTGTCTGCAGCCCAAGCAAATCCGATTGGGGGGCAGCAGCAAGGCGTTGCCAATAAGATTGTAGCATGGAGTGGGGTGCTGGAGTGGCAAGAG CCCAAAGCCTCGTCTATGGATTCCAATACCAAACTCACTCGCTCCTTGCCCTGCCAGGTGCAAGTCAACCAAGGAGAGAACCT AAATGCCGACCAGTGGCCACAGAAGCTCATCATGCAATTGATCCCACAACAGCTACTG ACAACACTCGGTCCCCTCTTCAGAAACTCTAGAATGGTTCAGTTTCTCTTCACCAACAAAGATGTGGAGTCACTAAAAGGTCTTTATCGTATCATGGCCACTGGATTT GCAGGGTGCGTCCACTTCCCCCACAGCGCCCCCTGTGAGGTGCGGGTGCTCATGCTGCTCTACTCCTCCAAGAAGAGGATTTTCATGGGCCTCATCCCCAACGACCAGAGCGGCTTCGTCAACGGCATCCGACAGGTCATCACCAACCACAAACAGGTCCAGCAGCACCGCTCG TTAGGTTCAGGAGGGCCGATGCCAGGGCCACCTGGCCAGGTTCAACCCAATCAGAACTTCCTCAACCGGCCGCAGGGGCCCATCCCTGTCTCCCATGGCAACGTGCAGCAGCAG tCTGTGGTGGTGGGCATGccctctgttagtcaggtcactCTGATGGAGGAACAGCAGAGACAGGCCAACCTG ATGACGATGAGAGCATCCGGCGCACCTAATCAGCCTGTCACCGGTGCTCCGCCCAACCAGGTCACTCAGGGTGGACAGGCCCCGCCCCAGGGTGCCATGCTCCGCCTTCCAAACCCAGGAGCCAATCCGCAGCTGCGCAGTCTCCTCCTCAGCCAACAGCAGCCA CAGGGTGGTGTTGGTCACATGCAGGGCATGATGCCTCACCAGGGGCTGGGAGGGCAGCTGGTCCACCCTACTCCAGGAGCGGGCCCCCAAATGCAGGCCCAGTGGAGACAGCCCCTGGCAG gtcAGATGATGATGGCTGCTGGTCAGAGGGGCCCTGGAGCCCAGCCCCCCGGGATGCCCCAGGTGTCTTCCGTCATGGAGGATGAGATTCTCATGGACCTTATTTGA
- the LOC139565451 gene encoding mediator of RNA polymerase II transcription subunit 25-like isoform X1 has protein sequence MDLPIKPGANQVADVVFVIEGTANLGPYFESLRKHYILPAIEYFNGGPPAETDFGGDYGGTQYGLVVFNTVDCAPESYVQCHAPTSSAFEFVSWIDSIQFMGGGAESCSLIAEGLSVALQLFDDFKKMREQIGQTHKVCVLLCNSPPYLLPAVESVSYTGCTADNLVKIIRDRGIHFSVVSPRKLPALRSLFDRASPVGGPVEPHPDYSQDPFHMILVRGISLPVSSGGGSGPLKPILPPQPLPVSQPPLGPASQAPPPISTAHPYQPPPSLNAAQAAAQMAVEAANNQKSRFPGMVNPGPPFSGQSTLPSVAGVKLAPSSQPSLSTVTIVSTPMLPQQQAPPPQQQQVQPPGQPQPNQQQPVPPQQQQPTANQQTPPSSQPGMPGVSAAQANPIGGQQQGVANKIVAWSGVLEWQEKPKASSMDSNTKLTRSLPCQVQVNQGENLNADQWPQKLIMQLIPQQLLTTLGPLFRNSRMVQFLFTNKDVESLKGLYRIMATGFAGCVHFPHSAPCEVRVLMLLYSSKKRIFMGLIPNDQSGFVNGIRQVITNHKQVQQHRSLGSGGPMPGPPGQVQPNQNFLNRPQGPIPVSHGNVQQQSVVVGMPSVSQVTLMEEQQRQANLMTMRASGAPNQPVTGAPPNQVTQGGQAPPQGAMLRLPNPGANPQLRSLLLSQQQPQGGVGHMQGMMPHQGLGGQLVHPTPGAGPQMQAQWRQPLAGQMMMAAGQRGPGAQPPGMPQVSSVMEDEILMDLI, from the exons ATGGACCTGCCCATTAAACCTGGTGCTAATCAAGTGGCAGATGTGGTGTTCGTCATCGAAGGTACTGCAAACCTCGGCCCCTATTTTGAATCCCTCAGAAAACATTACATACTACCTGCAATCGA GTACTTCAATGGAGGCCCTCCAGCAGAGACAGACTTTGGAGGAGAT tatggAGGCACACAGTATGGTCTTGTTGTGTTCAACACAGTGGACTGTGCTCCTGAATCCTACGTCCAGTGTCACGCACCAACCAGCTCAGCCTTTGAGTTTGTCTCGTGGATTGACAGCATCCA GTTCatgggaggaggagcagagagctGTAGTCTCATCGCAGAGGGTCTGTCTGTGGCCTTGCAGCTCTTTGATGACTTCAAAAAGATGAGGGAGCAAAT AGGTCAGACACACAAAGTCTGTGTGCTGCTGTGTAACTCTCCGCCATACCTGCTCCCTGCCGTGGAGAGTGTCAGCTATACGGGCTGCACTGCAGACAATCTGGTCAAGATCATCAGAGAC AGAGGGATTCATTTTTCTGTGGTGTCGCCACGGAAACTGCCAGCGTTACGGTCGCTGTTCGACAGGGCGTCACCAGTCGGGGGACCAGTCGAACCCCACCCAGACTACAGCCAAGACCCCTTCCACATGATCCTGGTTAGGGGTATCTCACTTCCTG TGTCATCAGGGGGAGGATCGGGCCCTCTCAAACCAATTCTACCCCCTCAACCCCTGCCTGTCAGTCAGCCTCCTCTTGGTCCCGCCTCGCAGGCTCCTCCACCAATAAGCACGGCCCATCCATATCAG CCCCCACCTTCCCTTAACGCGGCTCAGGCAGCTGCACAGATGGCTGTAGAGGCAGCCAACAACCAGAAGAGTCGCT TCCCAGGCATGGTCAATCCTGGTCCCCCATTCAGCGGTCAGTCAACTCTCCCATCTGTAGCAGGAGTGAAGTTGGCTCCCTCCAGTCAGCCCAGCCTATCCACAGTCACCATAGTTTCCACACCCATGTTGCCTCAGCAACAAGCCCCTCCCCCGCAGCAGCAACAAGTCCAGCCGCCAGGACAACCACAGCCCAATCAGCAGCAGCCGGTGCCCCCTCAGCAGCAGCAGCCCACAGCCAATCAGCAGACGCCCCCATCCTCACAGCCTGGCATG CCTGGTGTGTCTGCAGCCCAAGCAAATCCGATTGGGGGGCAGCAGCAAGGCGTTGCCAATAAGATTGTAGCATGGAGTGGGGTGCTGGAGTGGCAAGAG AAGCCCAAAGCCTCGTCTATGGATTCCAATACCAAACTCACTCGCTCCTTGCCCTGCCAGGTGCAAGTCAACCAAGGAGAGAACCT AAATGCCGACCAGTGGCCACAGAAGCTCATCATGCAATTGATCCCACAACAGCTACTG ACAACACTCGGTCCCCTCTTCAGAAACTCTAGAATGGTTCAGTTTCTCTTCACCAACAAAGATGTGGAGTCACTAAAAGGTCTTTATCGTATCATGGCCACTGGATTT GCAGGGTGCGTCCACTTCCCCCACAGCGCCCCCTGTGAGGTGCGGGTGCTCATGCTGCTCTACTCCTCCAAGAAGAGGATTTTCATGGGCCTCATCCCCAACGACCAGAGCGGCTTCGTCAACGGCATCCGACAGGTCATCACCAACCACAAACAGGTCCAGCAGCACCGCTCG TTAGGTTCAGGAGGGCCGATGCCAGGGCCACCTGGCCAGGTTCAACCCAATCAGAACTTCCTCAACCGGCCGCAGGGGCCCATCCCTGTCTCCCATGGCAACGTGCAGCAGCAG tCTGTGGTGGTGGGCATGccctctgttagtcaggtcactCTGATGGAGGAACAGCAGAGACAGGCCAACCTG ATGACGATGAGAGCATCCGGCGCACCTAATCAGCCTGTCACCGGTGCTCCGCCCAACCAGGTCACTCAGGGTGGACAGGCCCCGCCCCAGGGTGCCATGCTCCGCCTTCCAAACCCAGGAGCCAATCCGCAGCTGCGCAGTCTCCTCCTCAGCCAACAGCAGCCA CAGGGTGGTGTTGGTCACATGCAGGGCATGATGCCTCACCAGGGGCTGGGAGGGCAGCTGGTCCACCCTACTCCAGGAGCGGGCCCCCAAATGCAGGCCCAGTGGAGACAGCCCCTGGCAG gtcAGATGATGATGGCTGCTGGTCAGAGGGGCCCTGGAGCCCAGCCCCCCGGGATGCCCCAGGTGTCTTCCGTCATGGAGGATGAGATTCTCATGGACCTTATTTGA